AGGCAACTgctttgatttggttttttgctttgtttgttttactttgaaagtcttcttctttgtctctctctctctctctctctctctctctctcactagtGACTGAGTCTGTCTCTCTCTAGAATCTAGAGGGTAGGAAGAGTAGACCCCATTTTTATAAAGAGTGTGAAAGAGAGTCAAGTGGaagagttgagaaaaaaaacaaagagtgAAAACATAAGATCAAATCTGGATTGATTGTGCGTGGTCTCTCTGTAGTCTTTATTATTGATTAAAATGTGTTAGTTTACGACAACAAAAGGTTGAAAGGGTTAAGTTTATTAACACGTGttcattaattataaaaatcaaagagaccaCACACAAAATGAATACAAAAATTTTGATCGAAAGTCGTAACCACAATCCCTAATTCCATTAGCCTACTAATTCTAGGTCAAGCATTTCCTAATTTTATTGTTTAACTAGGGTATTGTATACTATTATCAAGCTTTTATGTTTGTTGAATGTATTATGTTTCCTGTCACTTTATTATATTCAGGGATTATATGACTAATCAACCAAATCATGTGAGATGGGCAATTAGTCAATCAATTAGATGCATGATATTACTTCTTTCTTAATTAATAGTAAATGAATGATTTATGCACtttgattttcttcttctttagttaatttaatttaacgttcagataaaataaaatagtgtaaaaaaagaaaatgagcgCAGatgttgttttcttagttaattgtTTCTTTGAACCACTTCTTGAATAACTAAATGCGTTTGTTTGACCAAAATACGCTTACGCATAATGATATACAATTATCTCCTATTAGTTGGCAAGTTCACCAAACTCCAATGTCATTTCTCATTGAGTGCTTGCTTCTTACCTCATTTTCGGATTTGGATTCCATTCAGATTCAAATTGTGGGGATTCTAAGGATGTTTGCATTCTAGTCGTTTATTATACATTATGTAGCCATAaatcattttgcattttttattatttaaaattaaacacaaataatgcTAACAAAAACTTACTGTACGATGTATAATGAACAATCATGATGTGAGAATTCTAAGATTTCCACGAAGAGAATCCATAGAGGACCCTCatccctcctcttcctcctccataATTACACTAATACAACTACTCCCTTTAATTACTTGACCTCCTCAGCAATCAGCATGCTTAACTTATTTTAATTACTTTCATGCTaaactaaataattaattaacattgTGAGAGGTTATAATACTTCAAAGTTGTAAAAACTcgctattaaaatccttagctCCAAGTAAACTGATGAATCATTATTGAATTGGACCTAAGAACTTTAACTGGTGGGTATTGAATACCCTTGAGCACTGTATTTTTCGATAACTTCAGCACGATTGTTTTTTACCTTAAACATATTTAAAAAGGGTCTAATCCAGTTTGACTGGGTTGATTAGGCATGACTAATTTCTTAAAGTAACGATAAAGGCATAGTGGTGTGACACTTTACTTAATTAATCATCATGTTATGCACATTTAGATAGTGAGTGCGCTCAAAAtcttgagagattttttagtttaATCAGCAAATGAGATGGTATATCATGTAttattatacaaatgatgagatatatgtgttaaaaaattaataacttgaaaaataaaaattttcaccacttacataaaaacgcATGATGTATTACTCAAGTTTCcgtcataataaaaaatttctccaaaatttGCCCAACTAATTTTGTTGTTTGTGCAAACTTTGGCAAATTGTTAACTAACAAGAAAAGTGATTTAACAAGAAAAGTGAATATCAACACGCCTTGTAGTCAACAAAATCGGGCCAAGTGCTTTTGACTTGGCAAAAGAAGGCTGTATTTTTTTTCACCATCTTAAAATGGTGTTAATGCTcacaatattatttatttgatgaatttaaatttgagaattttatgtatttattatacagattttgaaattttaatttatctaacaataataaataaagtAGTAAGCattcatcgtcatcatcactAGCGGGTGATAAACAAAAATATTCtcgtaaaagaaaagaaaatatcttctttttctccttttactATCCTTTATattgttattgttatttttctttatctGTTCTTCCTACAATAGCTCTTTTTCTACTTTTTTATGTGATCATATACaagttacataaaaaaaaacagatgcAAAATGATGATCTTACGCAGGGGGTCAGGGCCCTTTGTTTTATGGCCTACACTTTGAACTCTTTTTCTATCACCTATCACTATCGTGAAAGAGATCGTAAACCATTTTGTTCGAGACGCGAAGCTTGGAAAACATTTTAATTGGAATCGACATGTAACGTGAAGAGAAAGATATAACGTGAAATGTAAAGAAATATCCGATTAACAAGAAAAACCCTTCAAAGTGCGGCCATGGGACAACCAGTTCATGCCTGCTGATGTAGAAGAATATGCAGGTTCCATCAATCTGCTGTTTCTTAAAGCATGTATCATATGGGGTTGCACAGTCTTATTAAAAGTCGTACCTACGTAAAAATATATGGTATCCAAATataatgaattgttttttaataagAGCGACTGATCATCTAGTCAGTCAGACTTTCAACGAAGTTTTTCTCCTCCTTCAGAACTTATTCAACAACTAATATACATAATCACAATGGTTTTATACTTGAAAGTGTGCTCTTCTTGGTTTGGAGGATCAATGAACTTGTTTCGTGCTTGGTAGATCCCAACACCTACACCAAAGCCAAGGAGAGAAAACTAGTTATTTTAGACAACCGTTTGTTCTCAACCACACATGAAAATGAGGCTCATTTAGCCATGTTAACATGAACATGAACATGAGCAAAAGCTCTGTTTCTGGTTTAATAACATATAATAGTTATCTTCTTGGAGAGGATGAGTTTTGGCGCAACCGAAaggttattttataaaatataatagtTATCTTCTTGGAAAGGACGAGTCTTGGCGCAATTGAAATATTATTTCTTTAATTGTAACCGAAAGATCATCGGTTCAAGTTGTGAAAACAACATCtttgcaaaataaaaataacattacGTACGATAAACATTTTTCCCTCGGCTTTGCAAAGAAAGAAGCATTGTTGGCTTGGGTCATCATGTAGTTATCTTCTTGGGCGAATTGCATCTCTCTATTCCATTGCTTGAAAGATTTGATTGGGAGTAAATAAAGACGAAATCTTTGAGGACTTGAATGCAAAGTTCAGAAACCCAAGTCAGTTTTTGGTTGGACGGAAATGGAAAGATACAAAGGTTTACACCTTCATCGAACTTATTAATTACGTCACTCATATGAACGAACACCATACAATGTACATACTCGATTAAACTAAACTAAATTAAGCAAGTGGATGATTGTCTGCAAGGAGTACAGATCTTCTCTGGATCTAAAAAAAGGAAGCCCAATGATCAAATGATCcgaaccgttgaaatttgatccaacggttacaattattataacttttagaggatcCATCTATTtgtaaccgttagatcaaatttaaaCGATTCAAAACATTTAATCCTTAGTCTTCCTTTTttaagatccggagaggatctgtaCTCTCTACAAGGACAAGGAGGGAGGGTGCTCCTTCCTAGTCATGTGCTCAAACTCAGGCATTGGTTTCATAAATTTCTATAGATTTGCTTAAACAAGTAAATAACCCGCTGATACTTTCATTGATAAGAGCACTTTCAAGTTTTACCTAACTAAGGCAATAATTGTCCGTTAATTGGGTAAAGACAATTAATAAAACAATTTTTAccttaatgaatagtaattgtTCGAGTGCATCTCCATCCATGTCTACTCCGTAAATGAATTGTCCGGGCAATTagcattaaaaataatattagcttcatttcggatatgatttttaactaattttgtcacatcacgtgttattatccgaaattacaatccGTACTATTCTCTGCTTCCTTCCATTGTAGCCCGACTGATTGGGCTTGGGGTGGAGAGGATTTTGCAGGTTTTGGGGATTCAAACACGCAACTGCCTTGATTCTTTAGATTTAGGAAAACTTTCATGCAACCGCAACCGGAATAAAAGCGTTATAGCTCATTTTCATGAGAGAAATTTTAATAGGATTGTTTGATTATTCGACCATGCATCCGCTTGAGGCGAAACAAAGAACACAACCATTTGTAATTTATTGAAATATGGTTGTTATCTTATTCATTTCGCCTCAAGCAACCCGCAAAGAAGGTTGTGTAAGCAGTGAATCACAGTGATTCCTGCCCAAATTATAGAACACAAACAGGTTAACATCGACATGTATGTAGTAAAAACATCGGATGCAAGTGCAACGAATTGCAAAGCCATCGACATTCTGCTCCTACAGCTTGGACGCTGCACCCTGGTCTAAAAACCAAGTTAACTCGTCTTCGGCTGCAAGCGACTGAACAGGCAAAGTATCAGGATGCTGACTATTTCCTAGCGCTCTCTGCACGGCATCAGCTTTATCGTCACCTGTCACCACCATTGCATTATACGCAGCGGAGTTGATCACCGGGAAGGTATATGTAATCCTCTCTGGAGGTGGTTTTGGCGAGTCCGTAATGTGAGTCACCCATTTCGTCTTCTCGTTGCAAAGCGGATGGCCAGGGAATAGAGAAGCAAGATGTCCATCTGGCCCCATACCCAGAAGCATGAGATCAAACTTTGGAAATCCAGTAGCTTTTGAAGTGGCAATCACATTGCGCTCAACCAAATGTTTAAGACAGGTTTCGTAATCCTCAGCTGCTCCCTCGGCTGAAAGTGTGTCGTTAATGGCGTAAACCTGGCCAGGAGGAATCGGTACCTACCAAAAttcaaaatccaaaatccaaaatcATGGCTCTGACACGCAACATAGCAATTTAGTGCTTGAACACAACAATCAGAAGAACGCATACAAAATTGTACCTTGCAGAGTAAACCTTCAAGAGCAAGTTTATAGTTACTGTCGGCGTGATCTCTTTTCACCACTCTCTCATCCACCCAGAACACATGCCATTTCTCCCATTCCACCATATACATATACGGCTCTTCCGCTAATTTCCTGTAAATCCAAACATACAAAATACCCACAAACATAAAAAAGGAGTGAACAAAACAATCAAACATGCTATCGGACAACCAAAAACGCTTATAAACAGGCAGAAAAAACTAAAAGCACTTACTTTTCGAGCAAGCACTTGAATTAACAAAAAATTCTGCACGTTTATGATAGCAGAAGTGCTTAATTGGAACATACAGCAGGCGCAAAAGCACGTactgttgtgcggaagcgtcaaatatgaaacTAATAAGCTACAACGGCAAAATATGATAAGATAAATAATCCAAATgacacaaggatttatactggttcggcgtaaGCCTACGTTCAATTCCGAAACggcgaggaaattccactaatatcaaaaggagattacaaatagagttttaactttcaaacccaaatcccacatacaTCCAATGGTAAGGCTCTCATCTGATGCCGCTCCCCCACCTCTCCCACATTCGGCTGCAACCTTTTATCCATACAAAAGCATTCAATAAAAAATCCAAAGTTCCtttacaaacatcatcatgaccttcctttttcttttcaacaaacatcatcattgtGTCTTTACTCATGATGATGTCCACCAAACTTTTCTTTGTTTAGTTTACTAGCCGAAAGTGAATGCCAAGTTGGCCACTAATTTGGTCACTATGCAACACCTACTTTTCGAGTAAGCACGTGAATTAATAAATATTTCTACATGTATATGATAAAATCACTCCTGAGTTCTAACGTAAGTGTTTACAACAAAAGCACGTACTTTTCCAGAAAGCATttgaattaacaaaaaaattgtgcATGTTTATGGTAAAATCACTCCTATCAGAAGTGCTGACAACAAAAGCAGGCCCAACAGCACATACTTTACGAGCAAACATTTCTACATGTTCATGATAAAAGCTTATACATAAGCAGAAACAAAGCAATCCGAAATTATTAAAAAGGAGAAACGCTTGAGGATGGTTTGTTTCTGACCTGAGCGTGTAAATGAGAGAGCCGCCGGACAAAACGACGGTGAAGGCTCCCCTCTCCTTCTCAAACTTGGCCGAGAGGTCGGCAGTGTACTTCGCCAGACGCACCGCCACTTCCTCCTCCGTCTGAAACTTCTCCACCTTCTTCTGACACTGACCCGCCATATCTGCTGACGCCGATGATGCGGAAACTGGGTTCTTGAAATTCGAGCGAACGGGTTTAATCGAGAGGGATAGAGATATTGGTGACGATCGGAGTGAGATTCCCGGCGCGCGAGATGTACGCAATGAGGAGAGAGTCGTGCGGAGTGAGAGGGAAAGACGGGTCGGGGAGCATATGGAGGCCATGCGCACTGCGCACCCGGGCTTACTGGCTGAGAAAATGGCAGACCGGGCACCGACAGTCATACGGTGAGTGAAGAAGTAACGGTAGGGCGTGCGGTAGGCGGGAATTTGTCGGTAACTGTTAACTGAATTCGGCGTAAACCGAATGAACTCGTGGGTATAAGTTAGGGCCCGTTGGATACTTTTCGTAGGAAGTACTTCATTTAGAAAATGCTTTTGTTGGAatcactttttctttttaaaggaTGCCGAAAATATGCTCCTACATTAATCGATCCGGGCGGCGTGAGAAGCTTGTAATTCAGTTGTTAATGCGTTTATAGGATTTTCATGATGTTTCGAAGTATGAGATCTTTtgagttttttaattattaaatttttgttaacaactatgaaaattaagatTAAACGGTTAAGATATTCGTAATACTCTATAGTTCGGAGCACATTGAAA
This region of Malus domestica chromosome 07, GDT2T_hap1 genomic DNA includes:
- the LOC103439926 gene encoding probable 6-phosphogluconolactonase 2, which encodes MTVGARSAIFSASKPGCAVRMASICSPTRLSLSLRTTLSSLRTSRAPGISLRSSPISLSLSIKPVRSNFKNPVSASSASADMAGQCQKKVEKFQTEEEVAVRLAKYTADLSAKFEKERGAFTVVLSGGSLIYTLRKLAEEPYMYMVEWEKWHVFWVDERVVKRDHADSNYKLALEGLLCKVPIPPGQVYAINDTLSAEGAAEDYETCLKHLVERNVIATSKATGFPKFDLMLLGMGPDGHLASLFPGHPLCNEKTKWVTHITDSPKPPPERITYTFPVINSAAYNAMVVTGDDKADAVQRALGNSQHPDTLPVQSLAAEDELTWFLDQGAASKL